The genomic segment aTATTTAAAGGTTCTAAGCTACCTGAAAGTCTTCAAACCTTCTCTGATAGTGAGATAAACACCATCTTGTAGGGTTCTTCATAGAAACTTCCCAAGGAATATCCCTTATGGTTTCTAGAGTTACCCTTTTTCTAGACATGTCCATGTCCTTTTTTTCTGGTACTAGGACATATTTTGAATAACCGCTctaaactaaaacacacacacacacacaaaaaagcaaatagacagacagtcagttgttttaatgttattctCCCACCAAAAATGAGGTCACTTCCTTCGTGCAATGTGAAAATACAGCTTGACTGTACTGTACAGAGACTGCACTTGTATGTATCAGCCTAAAAAGAAAGTTGAGGACATGttgaaaaacttttattttaacatgatttttaatgtaaatataatttggGGGAAAAACTTAAAGCATCCCTGATTATTCAGAAGCGTCCATTCAGCTACTTATTTGATTATATGTACAATAAATTTACAATgttgttccatttttttttttttttaagtatttctGCTCTAATCTCAGTAGGTTTACAAAGgaaaactaaaaagaaaaaagtgaaagagaaaCAATAATTAGCATGATTGCTAGGTCATACTTGTGTGCAAAACAGCATTTCAGAAATGGGAAAAATGGTATTTCCCTTGGTATGTCCAACCTATAGGCCAATGGCGATGAAGTCCATCACACAGTCTCTGTTTGCCAAAAACCAGTAATTAAGTGGAACAGAAAACACTCTACAggtttctttcattctttcatggAACTCTATaatggactggtttgagtaatATGATCTAGAGTAGAAACCCAGAATTCAACCACAAGATCACTCCAGAGTTATCTGGCCACCAGTACATGAAAGCACCTATTTCTGATATAATCATCTTTAAATACACAGTTTTAAAGACACTCAGTTCAGTTTAGCATCATGTATAAGGAGGGGTCTTAAAAGACTTCAGCACAAGGGGAAAATCTTGGCAAGGGGAGTCTTGGCAACCCCCTTTTTCATAAAGGTTGTAATAAGCTCATGAGCCACTAGAGAGACACCATCCAGGGTGCGGTGGCATGCCACGATGGCTGGCACATACATTTTAGTGTAGAGGGAGACTTGCAACTGTCCCTGAAGCAAAGTTAGTATTTGGGGAATTGGGCAGTGCACCAGATCTAGTCAAAGATGTGCATTCCTTTTACAGAAAAGCTTCCACCTACAGGTGTACATGGGGTTGTCCTAGACTGCCACTCCTGAGGGGACTCCCGATAGACACagcaaaaaataatagaaaGGACAAGGAAGAATTAGAGGTAAAGCTGACAAGGTATACAGTAAATAGTGGGGCCAGTGTTGGGACAGTGCATCCTATCCTCGCAGGCTGTCCCGCCCTGCTGTAGAGAGCcacaatcaacaacaacaacaacaacaaaaatcctgATAGGTAAATCAGTGAGGGTAACAGTGGGTGGGCTCACCTGAGGAGCTGCCATGCAACACAAAGAGAGTCTTTAGACCTTGTATCATCTTGAAGATTGATGTACCTGAATGTCACAACGGTGTCCAAAGagactagaaaaaaaaatattttagagaTCTTGCTGTTTGATGTGTTCTGATCTCACACCTGGAACCCCCTTGTGGCAACACACTGTCAAATATAGAATTGGATGGAAATATTCTCCTTCTGAACGAGAAAGTACATTAAGTAGAAACCTATTATTCTGAACTGAGGCTATGTTGGATTTATGATTCTGAAAACTTGTACTGACCTTTTCGAGGCATCTTAGACAGCTGGTCCATAAAGAATACCTGGAACACAGGGCACGTTTCACAGGGTTGATTTACACACATCTGGCAAGGTGGACTGTGCTAACAAGCGTtgtgtagtgtggtgttgtgtggtgttgtgtggtgtggtgtggtgtggtgtggagttgTGTGGTGggttgtgtggtgtgttgtgtggagTTGTGTGGAGTTGTGTGGTGTGGAGTTGTGTGGAGTTGTGTGGCGTGTTGagttgtgtggtgtggtgtggcgtggtgtggtgtgttgttgTGTGGAGTTGTGTGGCGTGTTGTGGTTTGGTGTGTGGAGttgtgtggtgtggagtggcGCGTTGTGgcgtggtgtggtgtggtgttgtgtggagTTGTGTggcgtgttgtggtgtgttgtggtgtgttgtgttgtgtgtgttgtgttgtgtttcccACTGTTATGAGTGAGTGAGGTTTCAATCTGTTCAATATTTTGATAACTGAATTTATTCTGCTGAAGTtttttgtagtttatttttgACATGCCTTATGTGAATTAGTGAGTATAACTATAAATACAAGTTATTTCAAGAGTGTACAAGATATAACTGTATGTTGTAAATCTGAAAGTCACACTATGATTGTCATGTGTCTGTCTTTAATTATCCGTTGCTACTTCCCCATTTCTGCATCctctttttttctattataaCAGAAAAGTCATAACTGTTCTTACAGCAGCACAAAAGTATAGATTTTACCTGGTCTTGTTTCAACCAGGAACAAGTGGGTGGCTTTCAATTCCTTAAAGGTCATGGAAGCTACAAGAAGAAAGAACCTGTCATCACATCCTCCTGGAGAAGTACCTCACCTCAAAAGTCCTGATTTGCCACATGAATTATAATGGAGgttcatttataatataataatgtgttttttaagAGTATATAATATGTACACCTATCAGCCATAACAAATACCTCTAACAggtgaagtaaataacattgattatctcattacagtgccacctgtcaaggggtgggttatattaggcagcaagggaacagtcagttctcgaagttgatgttgTAAGTGGAAATGTgatgtgatggctagacaactgggtgagagcatctccaaaacagcaggtcttgtaagggtgttcccggtatgcagtggttagtacctaccaaaagtggttcaaggaaggacaaccggtgaatcTGCGACAGGATCATGGGCACACAAGGCTCAACAATGTGCGTgaggagtgaaggctagcccgtttAGTCTGAGCTACTATAACACAAACTGCTGAAGAAATGAATGCCATTTATGATAGAAACGTGTCAGAAAACACAGTGCAccgcagcttgctgtgtatggggctgtgtagcgcagaccggtcagagtgcccatgctgacccctgtccaccaccgaaagcacctacaatgggcaactgggcatcagaactggaccatggagcaatggaagacagtggcctggtctgatgaatcacattttcgtGGACTGCATGTGTGTCTCTGACcaggggaagagatggcaccaggatgcactatgggacaaaggcaagccggcagaggcagtgtgatgctctgggcaatgttccactgggaaaccttgggtcctggcattcaagtggatgttactttgacacgtaccacctacctaaacactgttgcagaccaagtacaccactTCATGGCACCGATATtccttaatggcagtggcctctttcaggtgttgatttggcctcgaaattccccaaatctcaaTCCAGTCGAGCCTCTGTggaatgtgctggacaaacaagtctgatccatggaggacttaaaggatctgctgctctGCCGCCAGATCTGGtgccatccatcttctatactgcttatcccacagggtcgcagggaacctggagcctatcccggggatcaccaggcacaaggcagggtacaccctggacggggtgccaatccatcgcagggcacaaacacatacacattcacacactcacccagaGCAcaaggaggaaacccccgcaacacggggACAGCaggcaaactccacacacacagggccgtggaATTAAACAACTCAATTAGAGCAGGACTTTCTAGGAATGTTTCACTGCTAATCAAATACCAAACCACTGGAGGATGAAAAGGTTATAACCCAGGTCATATTGTGACATTAAGAAGCTGGCAAATCCTGATACCACAGTAGGTTTCAGTAACAGATAATGCTGGTGATGTAATAGGTTGAAACATTTCCCCTCACTATTATATATCAGTGTGACAatctgaaacaaaaaaacaagtcaaCAGCTTACATTGATGAGGTAACCATGTCAGCTTTCCTTATCCACTTCCTCCTGCCAACCTCAGCAGGTGGAGCAACAGACAGTCCTCCAAATGTCACTTTATCATACACACCTTTGTTCCTTTTTTGCTACATATAGGTTTGAGTACCTATTTCTGTATTATTCTCTGCTCATCATCATCTAGTCACGCAAAACCCTTAGTTTTTGGTCACTTAGCAGTGAATGAGGATCAGAAAGTGAGATTAAAAAGggaaacagaaacaaagaaaaagcacacaaggatgagagagagacagtgtgagagagagactgtgtgtgtgtgtgtgtgtgtgtgtgtgtgtgtgtgtgtgtgtgtgtgtgtgagagagagagagagagagagagagagagaaagagtgagatggggagggagggagggcagTTAATTATTGGAATCTCCATCGGAAAAAGCGAATGTGTTGGTATGGCCACATGTGCAGAAGTTGCATCATTAATTGAAAACTGAAACTGGCACAGTTCTTTAAATTGATTTTCCACAGCTACCagttttacatgtttaaaatgCTAAATCAAAACCTCACATAATGCATGTGGTGTGAATTATTTTGTCTACTATACAACCACATTTAGGTTTTGTCTAATGTTTTAAAAGGCTGAGCATGTGGGAGGAGATAGGGAATCTCTGGCTCATGAAAGGGATTGCATCACCCAGGGATTGCCTCACCCAGGAGCAAGCTAATAACGGTTGGCATTTGGCCAATATGTTGTAAAACAGTGCACCTAAgctttatttgattatttcctTTTCAGTTTCAGATAATCCTGTAATAACACTATTGGGTAACAGTaatgagtaataaaaaaaaacaaaaaaaccccaaaaacaacagtttcgTGCAAAACTACAGTACAGGCAAAATCATtaacaaattgtgtgtgtgtgtgtgtgtgtgtatatttgtcttttttttcaggTGGCAGGTGGACCTACTAAATCAATAAAGTCCCTTAACATGATCTTATTAACACTTTTGTAGTGTCATCGCTAGGCTAAAATTCCAGGGGTAATTACAAACATAGAGGCCCAACATTACATCTGTAAATCTAATAAATCCCTGTGTACACATTTTACacagggatttttattttactcaatCTATTGTTAAAAATTTGGTAGCGTTATAAAGGCACATAATGCATTCAGCTACTACTCGACTAGTCTTTTGTCATTTGCAGGCATGATTTTAAGCGATCATCCCTGGATAATGCCCAGTATACTGACTTTACCTTTAGATTATCATTATCTTAGCTTTCTTGCACACAGTAGGCCATTGAATATTTGTATTTCCTTGGTCCAGGATTATTTTGGCTTCTTTAAAGAGTAAAATTATGTATCACGTATATAGAACGTATCATACAATTATCTTCAGTGACACTCAGTGACAATGACACTAAAGACAGTCCCAAGTTGCAACACTACATAAAGTAGGTGGGGTAAATgcacacagtacacaaacaaGGCCACGGTTGGTGCTCACCATCTCTGTTCTCAATACATATTTCAAAGAATGTATTTCTTGCACAAATCCGGCTAGTCAAGTAGAAACAGATTGGTTTCAGTTGGAAAAAGGGTAGGAGCTGGAGCTATAAATGGATTGGTGATTACTGCTTTTCGAGGTACACTCAACATTCAATTAAAAACTCAAACATACTCAAAATTATGTGGTCATGCAGTGTTGGTCCCTTTTAGTTTCTACTTTAACCTTGGGTTAACCTATTAACCTAGCTATAACAGGTGATATGTTATAATAGTTAAACTTTTTCACCATGTTGGTCCATTGTGGTGTAAGAGGTGCTCAGAAAACAAAACCGGAGCAGAAATAACTATAGCAGTATGAAACAGTAGTAGACGATTGTGTTTATACTATTAATCTCCGGCCTTCTCGTGAAAAACGAATGACCAAAAAACCCCATTGCATTTAGTTTGTGTATTAACTGCTGGAAATGAAATTGAATGTCACTAcccttcatattaaaccataatgaactttcttttacttttacacgatccgttgttacccagataaGGATGGGTTCCGTTCCGAGTCTGATTCCtcccaaggtttcttcctcttaacatcttagggagttttccttgccaccgtcgccaccgtcttgctcaattgggattaattcacacatttaaaatctgtatcctgtgtttatatgtttctgtaaagttgctttgagacaatgtccattgtaaaaagcactatacaaataaaattgaattgaattgaactctTAAACTGATCAATATTGCTCTAAATGTCAAACATGTAACATATTCTTCACTGAGCAGTTTGTTTAGGATTCATGGTTTCATTCTAAGCATTAAACACCTGAAGACATTCAGTACacagtattgttattattaacctCCTGAGCTAGTCGTAACTACAGCAAATATAGCTGTAACGTCAGTTTACTGtaaatgaatgcattttatTGTCAGGGAAAGAAACTCACAACGTTAATAAGAAAGAAATCCTGTTTCCTGTCCTGAAGAGAAACTACATTTAAATACAGGTAACCATTTTGATCTATTGCAGGTAACACTTCGCAGGTAACCATTTTAATATATTGAATCATTTGATTACACTAACGGTGACAGTACGTGTATAATAACATAAATGAGATAAGCGTGTACATTGATAAAGTCTCTGAGTATTTCTCACAGAGCCTGTGTAGGTTGCTTAGACAAAAGATCCTCTTGTCTATATAGTAGCATAGCATCGTTCCGACGCTTATATAGCGTAAGAAGATTTTGTTTCAGCAGATAGATTTCTACTATGTTAGTGAGAAAATGAGACATGAATGTACAGGCTTTGGTGTGTCCAGGTTTTTAGACATGGGGTAGCAAAGGATGGGGGCAAGAGCACTCTAAGGAACGGCACAACCTatatagaggacaaaaatgcaCTTGACAAATAGTGCAGAACTAATGGACACATAATGACTACTGTAATTGCGTTATAATTGCTCCAAATACCCAAGGAatttggctaaaaaaaaaaaaaacttcaaatgcTACAAATAGAGCCTGATATGATATCATTACGTCTGCATGAACTGCACGAGTAAGAGATGTCTCAGAGTGTGATTTGGAGTCTGATTTGGGTTGACGATCATGGTGGTGAAAGTTTATTTCAAGCATGCCAGCTGCTACCTATGTGGAAATGACCCTGATAACTGATAATCTGTATTTTGACCTATTTAGAAGACTAAAGTTTTTCTCACTATTTGTTCATTGGCAATTCCTACCCACTAGCTAATTTCCCCATAAAACAACATTTACGAACTGGGGAGACATTCGAGAGCCATTTCTGACATTCTCAAAATGATTGTGGTCTCATGTGATCTAAAAAGTGATATCAGTATAGATTTTACATCACCAGTTATCAAAAGCAGGCCAGGTACATAGCTATAAATACTTATATTAAGCTTTAATCTTTTAATCTGTAAAAAATTCAGGTTTAAACTTTTAGTCTCAAGTTTAATCTTCAGGTTTAATCCACTAAACCACTGATGAGTTTCATTACTCAGTCCCTTTTGTGAATGATCAATTTATTGTTAAACATAAACCTATGAGAGTTGTCAGTTTTAAGGTAATTCTTTTGTTAATCATTATAAAGGATGCCTCAGATTACACTTTATAACTTGTTACTTACTTAATTAAAGGCTTAATGACTTATTTCCTGTAGTAAATGCCTTTCTACCAGGGGCCACGGGTTATCtggtttacatttttctttctgtttacattGCCAGTTGaaacatgtttgtgtaaacTCCACATATGTAATGCTTGATATATTCTATACATTtttgaatattatatatatatatatatatatagatatagtaaTACAAAAAGTAATGAAGCGTATCTGGAACGTTACTCCTTTGTTACTTTAATGGTTGCATATATGTTTGAATAATTACACTAACCAAACCTGTTTGCTTGTAGGCGAACAGCAGTGACTCTCTCTGCCTTACTTAGTGTCtgggtctgtctgtgtgtgtgtgtgcgtgtgtgtgtgtgtgtgtgtgtgtgggaggggtgGAGGTTGTGAGAGTGTTGGTGTGCCTGAGAACAAAATCGTTCTTTCCCTTTTCAGACCAACTTCTGCTCCCCTGACATCACTGGACTTTCCCCTTGtttctgagatatatatattgtacTCCATGAACACATTCAGTACAACACGGTTTCCCACAGATATAACCTTCAACAGGTCTTGGGTCCATTTAAAGTCTggtgttataataataaattacaccGAAGGTGATATTAAGAGACCAAGCACAGGATGCAGAACTACAAGGTGACAACAGTCGACACAGAAGCTGCTATGGGAGATGTTTACCAACCTACTGTGGAAGCCGTGAAGCCGTCCAGATCTTCGATGTGGATGATAGTTGGTGGTGTGGTCTTCCTTTCCCTCTGTGTGGTCGCATCTCTCTGTTTTGCATGGCATTTCACGGTAAGCCTGAAGCCATATTAAAGACTTGTTTATACTGAGAGAGttgaaaagtgaaataaaattaagttAAGAGATTTGAAAGTGAGATAAGATAAAGAGGGCAAAGAATAAAAGTTCTTTTGATGATTTTCCACAGAATAAGAATCAAGGTGAGCTTTCCATGAAGCTGCAAAGCACCACAAGCACAGGTAAGAAACAAGAAATGATTCATCAAACCACTTTAAATGGCGTAGCCATAGACTTCCAACATACGTGGGCTCGGAAGATTAACAAagcctctctctgtgtcctagAGCCATCAGGTCAGCAAGATAGCCTAACACAGATTGCCAAGAGTACAAAGGCAGCCATTCACCTCCATGGTAAGTTACAATACCCATTTGTCACTGGTTTTTACTTTGTTAAGTAAAGTTAGCTGCAGATGGAAATGCTCTCACAGGATTTGATAGCAAATGTGATGGCATTTGAAACGGAAGTTATAGCAAATGATTAGTAATATTAGGAACACAATTctataaaattttaatataaGGTTCAGCAGGAAAAGTATGATCCTCAGTCACTCCCTAGCAATAagccattttaaatgaaaacatcaaTCAAAATCCTTTAACATTATATCGCTAACCATTaaggaaagttttttttacCTGCTATTAAACAGTTCATCTTCAGGACATCCTCCAAACTTATAATTACATGATACAGGCTGTCCTTTAAACATTCTCAGAGAACATCCTTCTGCTACTATAGGAAAGCTGGGAATATAGTACTTTCACCGCTGACCTTAGTGAAGCCTGCAATGACAGGATAAGCACAGGGACATTGCTCATTCACGCTGCTTACTCAAAAACCCCTTGTCATTCTAGTTTCAGATCGGCACCATGAGAAAGGTTCTCCACGGTGGGCGAGTGGCATGGACCTGTCCTTTACTAAAggaggtctcaagctggagaaCAACTCCATCctcattccccacgatggcctGTACTTTGTCTACAGCCAGGCATCGTTCAGCATCTTCTGCAAATCAAGTGAGGAAGATAATGACAGTAGCAACACACATCTGAGCTACAGCGTTCTGTGGTCATCTCTCACATCACCATCCAAAAATAAGCGGTATCTGCTTAGTGGATTCAAATCCGTGTGCCAAACCAAAACAGAGGAGCAGACAACTGGACATCCCACCTATGATTCCATCTACCTTGGTGCCGTCTTTCAGCTTTATAAGGGGGACAAACTGTCAACGAAGACCAACCATCTTGCTGACATCAGTGAACACAGTTCCAAAACCTTTTTTGGGGTGTTCGAGCTGTGAGAACGTTGCGGCTGCTTGCTGAGATGGATACTTGCTGACCAATGTGAAGACAAATTGTtttatgttaaaacactgacatAATATATTTCTCAGGGTGGTTTGTGAAAATCACATGAGGAACGTGAAAGTAATAACTCTTGTAAAcgtaaaagtaaatgtaaacgtgaTACAGTGTATCAAAGTGCTGAAAGTTCTCCATTGTACTTGCTTTATTATTGTGTAATACCTAGtgtgtgtgacgtgtgtgtACTGAACTGATAAATAGGAGAGCACTACTCCTCTGTACTCTTCTTAGACCAGCATGTTAAGCTTGTATGTTATAGCTCACTACAGAAACTGCTCATGTCCAAATCGAATGTTGTAATGAATGCACAATTTttaggtttactgttttaactGATTCAGTACaagcattttgtatttattattgtattatttgaaacattatattatgtatttattcattcaaatttgcctatttattattgtcattgtgtttatttaatgaatgtgaataaaatgcttaaaaagtGCATGCAAGTGTACGGCATTGTTTTTAAGCAATACTGCAGCCTTTTTTAAGCCTAATCTCTATACATCACATTTGTATGTATGATTACAACAGACAAGAATTTCACTTTAGCGAGATAAGAATAGAAAAACTGGTTACTCCAAACTTACTTATAACGGAAGTCTAAAGGCAAGTATTGGTGTAGTCAATAAACGTTGATAACACTTTCATTAGCTTTTCAGTCAGAGGTATTTGTACAGTAAATCAAGCTCTAAACCTGTATAAAACATCCCTTCAAAAGAGGTTGGTACATTTTCCAGAGGGAAAGATTTGTGGTTATGCTGTATTTATATAGTCCATGCTTATTAAACATTGGAAGTACCTTAGTTTCAGCCTGATGGCTTGTAGATGCCTCAAGATCTTAGGGGAAGCAAGTATAAATATGATATACTATTTTGCCCCAGTCTTGAAAAGTAGGGAAAAACTGCAAAAAACAGCTTTGGTAAGACTCGATCGAGGCCAACAACTGCCCTTAACTATCGAGGAAAactttttctgttattttctcagtacagTGAGTTCTTCTTTGTTGTAATCACACATACGCTACATAGTTAACGCTTTATTTTAAGTAACACATAGTAGGTGTTAAATTTATATCTGTTGTTTGTTCAGTACAGCCCAAATTAGACTAGGCTATTCACTATAAATGAGACTTTATTCATAAATACTTGTATTGGTGAATAATTGGTGATCTGTTCTGTGAAAATTactaataaatacaattattaataataaattcttttctaaaatcttattTAAATTATTGAACATGAATTAATCACCcaagttattatattttatatattatatatatatatatatatatatatacacacacacacatacacatatatatatatatatatatacacatatacatattatacatatatatatatatatatatacatacatatacatattttatatatatatatatatatatatatatatatatatatatatatatatatatatatatatacacacacacacacacatacatacatacatacacacacatacacactgtatacatgTTATACGAGTAGATTGTGGGTAGCATCACGTGACCTGCAGGTTAAGAGCTTATAAAAATCAATAATGCGACATGTCTCATATTCTAAAGTAGAATTTTAGTTGACTAATTACTAACTAGAAGCCAACAAACACTAAACAAGCTTTCAGTAAGACCATTTTTGTGCCGTACTCTAAAGTCAAGATCATTTTGTGTCTTAGTGGTTGCAAAATAGGTCAGTATGTGTTGCATATAGAGGTGCATATGGCTTAGcggttagtatgtttgccttgcaccgccagggttgggggtttgaatcccgcctctgctctgtgtgcacGGAATTTACATATTCTCCCCATggttcgggggtttcctccaggttccctagttgtaggctgattggcatttcgaaattgtgtgtgactgtgtgtgtgtgtgattgtgccctgtgatgggttggcaccatgtccagggtgtccccaccttgtgccctgagttccctgggataggcaccaG from the Ictalurus furcatus strain D&B chromosome 17, Billie_1.0, whole genome shotgun sequence genome contains:
- the tnfb gene encoding tumor necrosis factor b (TNF superfamily, member 2), with translation MQNYKVTTVDTEAAMGDVYQPTVEAVKPSRSSMWMIVGGVVFLSLCVVASLCFAWHFTNKNQGELSMKLQSTTSTEPSGQQDSLTQIAKSTKAAIHLHVSDRHHEKGSPRWASGMDLSFTKGGLKLENNSILIPHDGLYFVYSQASFSIFCKSSEEDNDSSNTHLSYSVLWSSLTSPSKNKRYLLSGFKSVCQTKTEEQTTGHPTYDSIYLGAVFQLYKGDKLSTKTNHLADISEHSSKTFFGVFEL